One Oryzias latipes chromosome 21, ASM223467v1 genomic window, TTTTATCATTTACGTAAATATAAGACCTAATAATATCaacattaaattttaaatatgtaAGTTATCACAGTAACCATATCAATTATGACATATTAGTAATAACCTATGTCGCACATGATTATTTAACAGTTTCAGATATCATCTAAGTGCACCCCCATATTTTAATACATCATCATTTGACTTCCCTAGGTAAAAATCATGGAATATTAATGAATAGGCCATTTTAACCCATGTAAGTAAAAGTGGTCTTCCAGAATTTATATTTACACAACAGAATTTAGTTCAAAGGATAATTTCTCTCTATAGAATGTTTGTCTCACAGGAGCCAGGCTCCAGAATCTGAAGAGTGATTATCAGTTTGACAGCTTTTCTGAACCAGGGGTAAAACAGAGCATAgatcagaggtttttttttaagacaattaCTAGAACTCCCAGAGTCCTGGCTGCTTTCAACTCAGATTTCTTTGTAGTGGCAGCCACAGAGAGCTGCAGTGTGACAGCTGTAACATGAGAACGCATGGCACGGGCCTGAGACACGGCCACCACAAACACTCTCATGTACAGAACTACAATCACAAAAACTGGAACAATAAAGGTTAGAAAGAGTTCGAGTTTATTATCACACATTCTCCATAACAGGAATTGTGCATTCCTAGCTGAATCAATTCATCTTTTACAAGTATAATATTATAGAGAGCAGAGATGAgccaacacagacacacacacattttagcTCTTCTCTCAGTCACTCTGCTTGGATAATGAAGAGGGTCACAGATCGCTACAAAACGATCAGCTGAAATGAGAACCATCACCCCTACTGAGGCAGAGGTGATGATCTAGGAAACATAATTATAGAGAAAACATAGAGAGTCACCAAGAAACCAGCAGGAGGTTTTTCTAAGGATGTCAACAGGCATCGATAAAAGACGAACAAGAAAGTCAGAGACAGCCAGAGAAAGGAAGAGGATGTTAGTGGGAGTGTGGAGCTGCCTGTAgagacacagaaaaacattatTAGACCAAGCAGTCTTAGGTTAtcagtgaaaacaaaacagaaacagcagctCACAACGAAATAGTAATAAACCAGTGTCTTAAAGTCTGCACATCTAACATAcgtaaaaagagacaaaaaagcaAGACACAAAATAGAAGAACTAAACTGTGCCTGAAGTAAGAGACAGCGATGATAATGATCAAGTTGAGAGCCGTCGAACTCTAGTCCCTAATCACAGGGATAGCAGGCAGAGCCAGGTCACCAAACTTGAGGACATGCACAAAAGGAGCTGCTGCAATGGCAGGATGGCTgtcctgtccaggttgtcccctgccttcgcccacaagtggccgggataggctccggcagccccgtgaccccgaaagggaaaaacggttaggaaaatgaatgaaaaaatgaatgaatgaatgctggTGAGTCAAAAAAGCCACTGGAATGGAACAGTATATTGAAAGATTTTACCAAGGTTATTGAACACATTATAACCCCTTAAGTCCCACCTGTTTTAGTAGTTTTGTGAGCAAATGGACATCTGGTACAGATGCTTTATCTTATAAAGTGTGTTCCAAATTAATATGCAAATTGTATTCAAGTGTCAAAAAAGatgagattttttgtttttcagataaaCTCATTGTAACGGTTtcggtttctttgtgttttgttccttgatttcctgttttattttgtagtaattCCTGTTCTGCTGTGGTTTCGAGTTTTTCccttccccatcagtcctgagtgtttccacctgtgtcttgttgccttgtatgtatttaagtcctgtccttCCCTTGGTTCATATTGTGTCGTTCCCCGGTTTAGAGTTTTACGAGTTTCAAGTTTTGCCTGcctgttgcagtggttttgttttgtagtttcgAGTTTACGTTATTAAACCTtccattccctgcatcctcctgcctccacttctctctgcgcctgggtacctcCTATTCTCCCCGTAACATTATGGACCAACACCCTACCAGTACCCAGCAGAGGGGACCTGTCTCTGGTGGACCCCTGGCTCTTCCCAGATCTACAGGGACTTCAAGGGGAGTTGCCTGGCCGTAAGGGGGGGTCGACCACATCACTGTGGGCACCCCATTCTAAGTCCTCCCCTGTTTCCTGGTTGGAGCGAGACGTTCTCCGGCATCAGTTCTTCCTGGACCCTCTGGACGAGGATTTTTGGCTCTGGGAGGACTTTAACGGGAAGGATGAGGGGGTCGAGACCCAGTGGGCCTTGAACTGCCCCCAGCTCCCTGCCTCCATCTTTGACGCGAGTCATCTGGCAGTGAGGGGGGGTAGCCGCCGACGTCGTCATCGCCGCCGCACTTCTCGACGTCCCGCCCTGGTTTCGGAGGTGAACCTGGAGGCACCCCGTCCGGTTCCGTCTCCGAGGAGGGTACCCACCACgccccgttccggctccgagaaGGGTGTCCgacccaccacgacccgttccggtTCCTGCACCGGACGCCTGGCCCGAGCCGccagccgcggaccccgagcccgagccgcctgccgcggaccccgagccgcggaccccgaacccgagccgcctgccgcggaccccgaacccgagccgcctgccgcggaccccgaacccgagccgcctgccgcggaccccgaacccgagccgcctgccgcggaccccgagcccgagccgcctgccgcggaccccgagcccgagccgcctgccgcgaaCCCTGAGCCACCAGCTCCAGACTTTGAGCCCGAGCCGCCAGCCGTTTGCTGGTCTGTCTGTCAGTGCCGGATAGCGCTGCCTTCCGGCCGCCCTCCGGGCCCGCCTCGCCGGACCGAGCGGTCTTCTGGCCGTCCTCCTGACCCGCCGCGCCGGACTGTGCGgtctcccggccgtcctcctgACCCGCCACGCCGGAATGTgcggcctcccggccgccctCCAGACTATGTTGGCCCTTATTTTGGCCTTTCAGGCCCCCCCCTCCTGGACTGTAGGTGGAACCTCtgtgcggttccttgagggggggtaATGTAACGGTTtcggtttctttgtgttttgttccttgatttcctgttttattttgtagtaattCCTGTTCTGCTGTGGTTTCGAGTTTTACccttccccatcagtcctgagtgtttccacctgtgtcttgttgccttgtatgtatttaagtcctgtccttCCCTTGGTTCATATTGTGTCGTTCCCCGGTTTAGAGTTTTACGAGTTTCAAGTTTTGCCTGcctgttgcagtggttttgttttgtagtttcgAGTTTACGTTATTAAACCTtccattccctgcatcctcctgcctccactcctctctgcgcctgggtacctcCTATTCTCCCCGTAACACTCATGTTGTTTCAAATAAACACCTGTGATAATGAGTTGGCCAAGTGAgttcaattaaaagaaaaaatactagagtcccctgggtgccggtttcctgggcccggtgaTGCTCTccccacgcagggagagggatccctgagctttttGGCAAGCCCAGAAGCTGGGgatcatattacacctgagccgggggtgtctgtgtccctgcggggtgggttctggtccttgccgccgggtgctgggcctcgccaatttccatctgtggccgagcctggtcgggccatgtctaCAACAACCCTTGTGGGACCCCCTTCTCTttggggtgcccccctcctgtgcGGGGCGGCTGGCCTCTGTCTTGCGCCTTTCTGGACCATCTGTGGCcctggtgggtggctgcctggggcgcggagcgggtctcccttggggggtcctggctcgtacctggggttgggacGGGGGGATGCTCGGacccctgggtggtgatggggtgtt contains:
- the LOC110017422 gene encoding LOW QUALITY PROTEIN: trace amine-associated receptor 5-like (The sequence of the model RefSeq protein was modified relative to this genomic sequence to represent the inferred CDS: inserted 1 base in 1 codon; substituted 1 base at 1 genomic stop codon), with the translated sequence MTTSAATPPHCQMTRVKDGGRELGAVQGPLGLDPLILPVKVLPEPKILVQRVQEELMPENTAWSNNVFLCLYRQLHTPTNILFLSLAVSDFLVRLLSMPVDILRKTSCWFLGDSLCFLYNYVSXIITSASVGVMVLISADRFVAICDPLHYPSRVTERRAKMCVCLCWLISALYNIILVKDELIQLGMHNSCYGECVIIXLELFLTFIVPVFVIVVLYMRVFVVAVSQARAMRSHVTAVTLQLSVAATTKKSELKAARTLGVLVIVLKKNL